The following is a genomic window from Candidatus Omnitrophota bacterium.
GTGCTGTCTGATACCGAAGAACAGATCGCGTATACCGACACGAACTTAAACGGCGATTATTCCTTCGGAAGTCTTGATACGTTGCTAGACTACAAAATAGTCGTAATAGCCGAACGATTTGAGGATTATACGAGCCAACCTTTAGTGTTCTCGGCGGGTGAGGAATCTATAGTATGCAATGCGAGGCTTACGCCAAAGATTAACATCATCAGAGGACGCGTATATGACAGTTTGACCGGAAACGGCCTATCTAATGTTGAGGTAGAGGCAAGGGGTTCTACATATTTGGGTTCATATACGGCTCCCGTATATGAAACGCTAACAGACGCAGACGGTAATTATGAAATTAGCGGCTTACTGAGAATTGTCCCCTATCCGGATGCGTCAATTATTGTCGTTATCGATTATAATGTCGTCGTAGATTTTGTTACTGGCTATGGAAGCTTTACAAGCGATAAAGTTGATTTTGAGTTTCACCCGCTTTGCATTATTGATGCGCCGCTAACACGCATTTCAACTTTTGCATATGCCATCGTAGACGATTTTAATAATGCAGATCCTGATACCAATTTTCTGGGGTTAGAAACGGCTGCCGGTATTTTCGGCGGGGGCGATATCTCTAGCAGTTACGATATTTACGGTGAGAATGACGGCAACCCTCTGAACTCAGCTCACCAGCTGTCGTGGGACGTTTCGCTGGGCACCTCCGGGGTAGACGACGCTTATTGGTATTCATTTGCAAGAGACGAAATCGGCACAGTTATTCCTGTAGCCGATTATTCCCATCTCAGGTTCAAGGTGCAGGCAGGGTATCCGGTTGGTCCGGGCGGCCCCGAGATAGAAAAACGCGATATAATCGGAATAGACCTGCAGGTGAATTATCCTGACGGCGAGCCTGATCAGGAAGGGAAACCTTTTCGTGTGTATCGCGCGTATCAACCCGTTCTGAATATAGAGGAGCTGGACCTTGTCAGTGTAGGATTATACGATTTCTGCGATGAGTACGATCCTGCAGTACGTTTTACCGATAACCTTACTAATAATATCGCCAACCTGCGCGCTGTTGCCATTGTGATGACAGACTTTACCGATGCCTATTTAACGGATACGGACGGCGACGGAATAAACCTTGGGCTGGATAACTTCGGGACGGTCTTCATCGAAGACGTAGGTTTCTGGAATAGAACAGTAGCAACTCTTAATACAAGGGTTATTGATGATTTTGAAGATGCCGACTCCACTAAGAATTCGCTGGGTTATGATACGGTAGTGCTGGGTGCCACGGCTGCTGGTGAAGAGATATTGGGAGCAAGTAAAGCCCTTCGCATAGACTGGGTCACTTCTTCTCAGAATACCCGGTACATGAGCGACGTCAGTAATGGTGGCACGCAACTTATGGATCTCAGCGGGTATACTCATCTGGCATTCGACGCCATATGCGCAGCTGCCGACGAAGCAGATTGTTACGAAGTCATATTGGTAGTCTCTAATTGGGCCGGCGTACCGGAGGAATTTTCGTTTACCAAAGCGCTGGGCTCTAAGAGAATCCAGGAGGAATATATTCCACTTAACAGATTCCATCATGGAAGCTCACACTATCCGGCGACCGACAGGGTGCTTATACCACCGCAGTATCTACAGCGGGTCAGAGAGATAAAGTTCTTTTTCAGCGCAGATGCAAGCCAGGGGCAGCCGGAGAGTCTGGTTGCGTTAGGAAACGACGCAGAAGGTACTGTATGGCTTGACAATCTCAGGGTTGTCACACTTGCAGCCGGGCCGCTTTATAATTACCCACCTCGCATAAATAAAATTGACGATCAAGATGTATCTTACGATTTTGGTTGGTCTCCTCAAGCGCACCGTAAATACTATGGGAAGACGGCAATTGCAGGCCTGCCGGTTACTTTTGATGTAGCTTGCAGCGATGCCGACGCGAATCTTTCGGATCTTACAATGACATTGCCCGGTGATCCGCCGATTCCTACGGGTAATACAATTGTATGGACGCCAAACGTAACGGGAGGAACAGCGACAGGAACGTTGTCGTGGACGCCTCAGCTTACCGATGTGGGAACACACAGATTGCTCTTTACCGCTATCGACGACAAGGAGGCAAGGGATATACAGCAGTTTGACATTATAGTCAATGAACCGCCGCCTCCGGATAATAATCCCCCGGTTTTTTATCCGTGGGAGGGTTGGACTATAAATGAAGGATATCTCTATAAGTGGACGATATTAGTAATGGATCCGGATGACGATATCGTTACAGTGACAGCAAGTAACATGCCGGAAGGTATGAAGTTTGACGGGTACGGGTCATTTGAATGGCAGCCCGGATACGAACAAGCAGGCGATTATAGTATTTTACTTACAGCTACGGACGAACATGGTGCTGCGTCTTACTTAGACATGACCATAACGGTAAGAGATATCGAGAACTATATTAAAGGGAAGGTCTATGATTCCGTGACCGCGACACCGCTTTCGGGCGTTACAGTTACGATTAAGCCGATGGCATACGGATATGGCACGCATGATTATACGGACACCACAGATGAAAACGGAGGTTACAGAGTTGATGACCTGATAGCATATGTCCAATCAAGCGGCGGGACCGTTACGTGGATAAGTTACACAGTGCACGTTTCCGTAGATGGATATGAAGACTTTATAAGCGAGGAAGCATTATATTCCGAAACGGAATGCCAGTTTGTGCGCGATGCGGCGCTCATACCGGGCGATCAGGATCCACCTGTGCTTTCAGTGACAGCGCCCGCTAAATACACCAGCGCTGCCGAAGGCAGTATTATTCCGGTAGAAGGTACGGTCAGCGATGCCAGCGCTGTGCAGGTATTTGTATGTGTAGGCGCGGGCGAATTTACCGAAGTACTAGTAACGGAAGGCGCCTTTAGCACGACAGTGGAACTTATCGGCATGCCGATAAGCGGCGAGTATATGACTGTAGAAGTTAAAGCAGAAGATGCAGCGCATAACACCGCTATTGTATTAAGGTATGTACTAAACGGCCATCTACATCTGATTGAACTTCCGCGGTATTATGCAAGCGGTGATAACGTGTTAGGCCCTGCCGGTATAGCTACGGCTCAGGACATAATCGATCTTATGAGGCCGGATCCGGATAATGAGTTTCCTACGGATACTGACATATACAATTACGCGCACGCAATGAACCTGCCGGCAAATCAGGGGATAGCCGAGCTTGACCTTCACGGCATGGATGCCGCGCTTGAGCATTATGACATCTATGCGCAGGGGTATAATTTCGACATAGAGGCATTTGCCAACATGAATGATTATTTAAAGGAGATCGTCCATTGGATGAGTTGGCCGGTGTCCAAGCAGTGGGGTGTTTATGCGCCTGCAGGCGTAGATCCGCTGGATCCCGCTTACGCCGACTACTTTACTTGTGCGCCTTATATACCCGTAGTAGCGCCGAGTTCAGCCGATATAGAAGGATATAACAGGTGGGTGGTCATAAATGGTTTTGCATCCGATATATCACCCTATGAATACAACACGCAGCCATGGAAATACGCCTATAATACGACGAACATAACAATTTATGGTATGTTTATTACAGACCCGTCGGTGGTGGGCGATATAGGTAAAGATGCGTATGTTGCGGCCTCGGAACTTTCCGATTGTCTTAAGCCGCTTGCAAGCGCCGATACTTATAACGGTAAATACGTCATGGTTGCAGAGCCGCCCGACGAAGAACTTGATCTTGAAGCACAAGCGGCGCCCGCAGTTGTGAATGAGTCA
Proteins encoded in this region:
- a CDS encoding carboxypeptidase-like regulatory domain-containing protein; this encodes MKPTYLKNLTLGAVLIAAFGVFLFSNIAAAEAGTISGHLDYQESNWTIPATVGVNLVLSDTEEQIAYTDTNLNGDYSFGSLDTLLDYKIVVIAERFEDYTSQPLVFSAGEESIVCNARLTPKINIIRGRVYDSLTGNGLSNVEVEARGSTYLGSYTAPVYETLTDADGNYEISGLLRIVPYPDASIIVVIDYNVVVDFVTGYGSFTSDKVDFEFHPLCIIDAPLTRISTFAYAIVDDFNNADPDTNFLGLETAAGIFGGGDISSSYDIYGENDGNPLNSAHQLSWDVSLGTSGVDDAYWYSFARDEIGTVIPVADYSHLRFKVQAGYPVGPGGPEIEKRDIIGIDLQVNYPDGEPDQEGKPFRVYRAYQPVLNIEELDLVSVGLYDFCDEYDPAVRFTDNLTNNIANLRAVAIVMTDFTDAYLTDTDGDGINLGLDNFGTVFIEDVGFWNRTVATLNTRVIDDFEDADSTKNSLGYDTVVLGATAAGEEILGASKALRIDWVTSSQNTRYMSDVSNGGTQLMDLSGYTHLAFDAICAAADEADCYEVILVVSNWAGVPEEFSFTKALGSKRIQEEYIPLNRFHHGSSHYPATDRVLIPPQYLQRVREIKFFFSADASQGQPESLVALGNDAEGTVWLDNLRVVTLAAGPLYNYPPRINKIDDQDVSYDFGWSPQAHRKYYGKTAIAGLPVTFDVACSDADANLSDLTMTLPGDPPIPTGNTIVWTPNVTGGTATGTLSWTPQLTDVGTHRLLFTAIDDKEARDIQQFDIIVNEPPPPDNNPPVFYPWEGWTINEGYLYKWTILVMDPDDDIVTVTASNMPEGMKFDGYGSFEWQPGYEQAGDYSILLTATDEHGAASYLDMTITVRDIENYIKGKVYDSVTATPLSGVTVTIKPMAYGYGTHDYTDTTDENGGYRVDDLIAYVQSSGGTVTWISYTVHVSVDGYEDFISEEALYSETECQFVRDAALIPGDQDPPVLSVTAPAKYTSAAEGSIIPVEGTVSDASAVQVFVCVGAGEFTEVLVTEGAFSTTVELIGMPISGEYMTVEVKAEDAAHNTAIVLRYVLNGHLHLIELPRYYASGDNVLGPAGIATAQDIIDLMRPDPDNEFPTDTDIYNYAHAMNLPANQGIAELDLHGMDAALEHYDIYAQGYNFDIEAFANMNDYLKEIVHWMSWPVSKQWGVYAPAGVDPLDPAYADYFTCAPYIPVVAPSSADIEGYNRWVVINGFASDISPYEYNTQPWKYAYNTTNITIYGMFITDPSVVGDIGKDAYVAASELSDCLKPLASADTYNGKYVMVAEPPDEELDLEAQAAPAVVNESTEKLIEIVEYVNNTEEGTLERHLVDSTLVVNLKKDNSAVSFSTTADLTSLFTGGVDSNASSISWDQIIPAPLLLNADFKEAVQGSVAREFIKVLRKDTGESYYIIPFDKLTNGQFASYAAIAVDATDGHFLQGSCAKEPTRYIQLTKEEAIAEAIGQNPELDGQEINAQLIWERGGLTSSPFYPYWEVTAGGRTYLVSDK